In a single window of the Bacteroidota bacterium genome:
- a CDS encoding DUF4249 family protein, giving the protein MRSALLLLALGFTAGCDLAEEDFRPDVVVEGVLIAEEPMTSVRLSESAPIGEVYAFERQALSGATVRVVLLSASGESEQTVRFVEDVGGTGTNGGPGVYVPELRPKPVVQAGRRYRLEVEVPGERGLVPPGTLVRAETTVPDTFRIEAQPPPAISYDIDAPSPALDVTSSDAPGRQAIFVFNIRALEPERYPLTPLAAAFVEDGDLDAENLTSTSSPILNEANYARNADGTLRLRVPWFAINYFGPNVFTVNALDDALYDFLRSRNAQFNPTTLSPGEIQRVLSNVEHGLGLFGSLARARADAVDVLPPR; this is encoded by the coding sequence ATGCGATCTGCTCTGCTCCTGCTCGCGCTCGGCTTCACCGCCGGGTGCGACCTCGCCGAAGAAGACTTCCGCCCCGACGTCGTGGTGGAGGGCGTGCTCATCGCCGAGGAACCGATGACGTCGGTCCGCCTGTCCGAGAGCGCGCCCATCGGCGAGGTCTACGCGTTTGAGCGCCAAGCGCTCAGCGGAGCCACGGTGCGGGTCGTGCTGCTCTCGGCGAGCGGAGAAAGCGAGCAGACCGTCCGGTTCGTGGAGGACGTGGGCGGGACCGGTACCAACGGCGGGCCGGGGGTCTACGTGCCGGAGTTGCGGCCGAAGCCGGTGGTGCAGGCGGGCCGCCGCTACCGGCTCGAAGTGGAGGTGCCGGGCGAGCGCGGCCTCGTGCCGCCGGGCACGCTCGTCCGGGCGGAGACGACCGTGCCGGACACGTTCCGCATCGAGGCGCAGCCGCCGCCTGCCATCTCCTACGACATCGACGCCCCGTCGCCGGCCCTCGACGTGACGAGCAGCGACGCGCCGGGGCGGCAGGCCATTTTCGTCTTCAACATCCGGGCGCTGGAGCCGGAGCGCTACCCGCTCACGCCGCTCGCCGCCGCCTTCGTCGAGGACGGCGACCTCGACGCCGAGAATCTCACCTCGACCTCCTCGCCGATTCTCAACGAGGCCAACTACGCCCGCAACGCCGACGGGACGCTGCGCCTCCGGGTGCCGTGGTTCGCGATCAACTACTTCGGCCCCAACGTCTTCACCGTCAACGCCCTCGACGACGCGCTCTACGACTTCCTCCGCTCCCGCAACGCGCAGTTCAACCCGACCACGCTCTCGCCCGGCGAGATCCAGCGCGTCCTCTCCAACGTCGAGCACGGCCTCGGCCTCTTCGGCAGCCTGGCGCGGGCGCGGGCCGACGCCGTGGACGTGCTCCCGCCGCGCTAG
- a CDS encoding T9SS type A sorting domain-containing protein, giving the protein MRLSNLYLIVLLIAAPAAYGQSTSFTLDLLATDGNAARSLTAGADEAASDDFDPSLDVLAPPPPPAGAFDVRIQGQNGGVPTGYYTDLRAPVGEGQQYAFRLLYAPSVGGSPVVLSWDPADLVAEWSYSFVDQLEDPDVVVDLRSGSSLDTGLYDATDDPDCAPFPDGDPSACVRSGVYLLVEVPGIPPVDLTASVSQTTVAPGGSIVFSYTVDNNTGNAQTGDLYFVARRGGAVVAQGVVISGTIQATSSISNGYTQNVPGNARPGEYLYTISVGRFSSMTAVDAQTFTITVTAAGRAVSAAGWEADWTVSDVGTWPDTEAGAASSSSLPAKNLLHAGYPNPFSSQTVLGFDVAEAQHVELVVYDVLGREVARLLDGRVEAGRHQAVLDGHRLPSGAYVARLVTENGTALARRLTLVR; this is encoded by the coding sequence ATGCGCCTCTCCAACCTGTACCTGATCGTCTTGCTGATCGCTGCGCCGGCAGCCTACGGGCAGAGCACCAGCTTTACCCTGGACCTGCTCGCCACCGACGGCAACGCCGCCCGGTCTCTGACCGCGGGGGCCGACGAGGCCGCGTCGGACGACTTCGACCCCAGCCTCGACGTCCTCGCCCCGCCACCGCCGCCGGCGGGGGCCTTCGACGTGCGCATCCAGGGCCAGAACGGCGGCGTCCCGACGGGGTACTACACCGACCTCCGGGCACCGGTCGGCGAGGGCCAGCAGTACGCCTTCCGGCTGCTCTACGCGCCCAGCGTTGGGGGCAGCCCCGTCGTCCTCTCGTGGGACCCGGCGGACCTCGTCGCCGAGTGGAGCTACAGCTTCGTGGACCAGCTCGAGGATCCCGATGTGGTCGTCGACCTCCGCTCCGGCTCTTCGCTCGACACCGGGCTCTACGACGCGACCGACGACCCGGACTGCGCCCCGTTTCCCGACGGCGATCCCAGCGCGTGCGTCCGTAGCGGGGTCTACCTGCTCGTCGAGGTTCCGGGGATCCCGCCAGTGGACCTAACGGCGTCGGTGAGCCAGACGACCGTGGCACCCGGCGGCTCGATCGTCTTCAGCTACACCGTCGACAACAACACCGGCAACGCCCAGACCGGCGACCTCTACTTCGTCGCGCGCCGAGGCGGTGCGGTCGTGGCCCAGGGCGTCGTCATCTCCGGCACGATCCAGGCCACGAGTTCGATCTCGAACGGGTACACGCAGAACGTCCCTGGCAACGCGCGGCCGGGCGAGTACCTCTACACGATCAGCGTCGGCCGGTTCAGTAGCATGACAGCCGTAGACGCGCAGACGTTCACGATCACGGTGACGGCCGCCGGCCGTGCGGTTTCGGCGGCCGGTTGGGAGGCCGACTGGACCGTGAGTGACGTAGGCACCTGGCCGGACACCGAGGCCGGAGCAGCCTCCAGTTCGTCCCTGCCAGCGAAGAACTTGCTGCATGCAGGGTACCCGAACCCGTTCTCGTCGCAGACTGTCCTGGGCTTCGACGTGGCGGAGGCGCAGCACGTAGAACTTGTGGTCTACGACGTGCTCGGGCGCGAAGTCGCACGCCTCCTCGACGGACGGGTGGAAGCCGGCCGGCACCAGGCTGTGCTCGACGGGCACAGGCTGCCGAGCGGGGCCTACGTCGCGCGCTTGGTGACGGAGAACGGGACCGCGCTCGCACGCCGGCTCACGCTCGTGCGGTAG
- a CDS encoding fasciclin domain-containing protein, giving the protein MSAFHRFTPFVALVALLFSAPAATAQHDAMSADQAKPSLVEVVVSTDALSTLETAVKEAGLVEALSGEGPFTVFAPTDDAFGALPEGTVAGLLEEESKETLKGILTYHVVAGKLNAADLSDGQVLETLAGKSLTVSVKDGAVMVGGATVVAADVAAANGVAHVIDGVLLPPAEEQGSASY; this is encoded by the coding sequence ATGTCTGCTTTTCACCGTTTTACCCCGTTCGTCGCGCTCGTCGCGCTGCTCTTCAGCGCCCCCGCTGCGACCGCCCAGCACGACGCAATGTCCGCCGACCAGGCGAAGCCTTCGCTCGTCGAAGTGGTCGTCAGCACCGACGCCTTGAGCACGCTCGAGACCGCCGTCAAGGAGGCCGGCCTCGTCGAAGCTCTCAGCGGCGAAGGCCCGTTCACCGTCTTCGCCCCGACCGATGACGCGTTCGGTGCCCTCCCCGAAGGCACGGTCGCTGGCCTCCTCGAAGAGGAAAGCAAGGAGACGCTCAAGGGCATCCTCACCTACCACGTCGTCGCCGGCAAGCTGAACGCGGCGGACCTCAGCGACGGGCAGGTGCTAGAAACGCTCGCCGGCAAGTCGCTCACCGTCTCGGTCAAGGACGGCGCGGTGATGGTCGGCGGCGCGACGGTCGTTGCTGCCGACGTGGCTGCTGCGAACGGCGTCGCCCACGTCATCGACGGCGTGCTCCTGCCGCCCGCCGAAGAACAGGGCAGCGCGTCGTACTAG
- a CDS encoding DNA polymerase domain-containing protein, with protein MSDLAPPDAHDDALYGRDGTERIVGLHPVAGSDGTEQMRIYRRTGPTTVEHSDEAFYPFFFLADAELLRGFPRERFRFQELGGEGYFRWLVVFPSRGAYWDAVRHVEQVTETQARRPDEIYFPGPPEQQYLMQTGRTLFKGMPFEDLHRLQLDIETYASAGGFPDAEREGDAVIIVSLSDNRGWTRLLDARALPEKTLLQEVVRLVQEKDPDVIEGHNAYAFDFPYLMTRCDRWGVPFAIGRDRSVPRTFPSSMRFAERSIDFPALDIAGRHVIDTYFQVMSYDVFKRDLPAYGLKAAAKYFGFAPEDRTYVAGADIPKVWDEDPERLLAYALDDVIETERLSRHLSGSTFYLTQMVPMPYDQCARTGPAAKIEALFVREYLRERQALPKAEWGSQTVGGYTDVFVTGVVGPVVYADVESLYPSIMLGWDVQPSGDTLGLFPDLLRRLTGLRFETKTLMREAESEDERGELDARQTAYKNIINSFYGNMGFGMAIFNDFAEADRVASVGQDLLRRIIRLIRERGGLVIEVDTDGVLFVPPPAVRGDAEERAFVEALNAEMPEGIRIGFDGRFQKMLSYKKKNYALLRYDGTLKFKGSSLVSRSSERFGRRFLREAIPLLLDEDIQGLHDLYLRVRDQVVSHRWEGVESFQRTESLKETVEQYLADVAEGKRTRAAAYELAIRRAEATGQPVTKGDRISYYLTGAEANVRAFEHARLAEAWDPAAPDENTAYYLKRLDEFAAKFTPFFGSDHDFRLVFSPEDLFGFDPTGIALQRTERAPEEVEDDVPF; from the coding sequence ATGTCCGACCTAGCTCCGCCTGACGCCCACGACGACGCCCTCTACGGGCGCGACGGGACCGAGCGGATCGTCGGGCTGCACCCTGTCGCGGGGAGTGACGGGACGGAGCAGATGCGGATCTACCGCCGGACCGGCCCGACGACGGTCGAGCACAGCGATGAGGCGTTCTACCCGTTCTTCTTCCTCGCCGACGCCGAGCTCCTGCGCGGCTTCCCGCGCGAGCGCTTCCGGTTCCAGGAGCTAGGCGGCGAGGGCTACTTCCGCTGGCTCGTCGTCTTCCCGAGCCGGGGCGCGTACTGGGACGCCGTGCGCCACGTCGAGCAGGTGACCGAGACGCAGGCCCGGCGGCCCGACGAGATCTACTTCCCCGGCCCGCCCGAGCAGCAGTACCTCATGCAGACCGGGCGGACGCTCTTCAAGGGGATGCCCTTCGAAGACCTCCACCGGCTCCAGCTCGACATCGAGACCTACGCCAGCGCCGGCGGCTTCCCCGACGCCGAGCGCGAGGGCGACGCCGTCATCATCGTCTCGCTCTCCGACAACCGGGGCTGGACCCGCCTCCTCGACGCCCGCGCGCTCCCCGAGAAGACGCTCCTGCAGGAGGTCGTCCGCCTCGTCCAGGAGAAAGACCCTGACGTGATCGAAGGCCACAACGCCTACGCCTTCGATTTCCCCTACCTGATGACGCGGTGCGACCGGTGGGGCGTGCCCTTTGCGATTGGCCGTGACCGCTCGGTGCCGCGCACGTTCCCCTCGTCGATGCGGTTTGCCGAGCGGAGCATCGACTTCCCGGCGCTCGACATCGCCGGGCGGCATGTGATCGACACCTACTTCCAGGTGATGAGCTACGACGTGTTCAAGCGCGACCTCCCGGCCTACGGGCTGAAGGCAGCGGCCAAGTATTTCGGCTTCGCGCCCGAGGACCGGACCTACGTCGCGGGCGCGGACATCCCGAAGGTCTGGGACGAGGACCCGGAGCGGCTGCTCGCCTATGCGCTTGACGACGTGATCGAGACCGAGCGCCTGAGCCGGCACCTCTCGGGGAGCACGTTCTACCTCACGCAGATGGTCCCGATGCCCTACGACCAGTGCGCGCGCACCGGCCCGGCGGCCAAGATCGAGGCGCTCTTCGTCCGCGAGTATCTGCGCGAGCGGCAGGCGCTCCCGAAGGCCGAGTGGGGCAGCCAGACCGTCGGCGGCTACACCGACGTGTTCGTCACCGGCGTCGTCGGGCCCGTCGTCTATGCCGACGTCGAGAGCCTGTACCCGTCGATCATGCTCGGGTGGGACGTGCAGCCCTCAGGCGACACGCTCGGCCTCTTCCCGGACCTCCTGCGCCGCCTTACCGGCCTCCGCTTCGAGACGAAGACCCTCATGCGCGAGGCGGAGAGTGAGGACGAGCGCGGCGAACTTGATGCTCGACAGACAGCATACAAAAATATAATTAATAGTTTTTATGGTAATATGGGCTTTGGTATGGCTATATTTAATGACTTCGCCGAGGCTGACCGCGTGGCGAGCGTTGGGCAGGACCTGCTGCGCCGGATCATCCGGCTCATACGCGAGCGCGGCGGCCTCGTGATCGAGGTCGACACCGACGGCGTGCTCTTCGTCCCGCCCCCGGCAGTGCGCGGCGACGCCGAAGAGCGGGCGTTCGTCGAGGCGCTGAATGCCGAGATGCCGGAGGGCATACGCATCGGGTTCGACGGGCGCTTCCAGAAGATGCTGTCGTACAAAAAGAAGAACTACGCTCTCCTCCGCTACGACGGCACGCTCAAGTTCAAAGGCTCGTCGCTGGTGTCGCGCTCGTCGGAGCGCTTCGGGCGGCGCTTTCTCCGCGAGGCGATCCCGCTCCTGCTCGACGAGGACATCCAGGGCCTCCACGACCTCTACCTCCGCGTCCGCGACCAGGTCGTCAGCCATCGCTGGGAAGGGGTCGAGAGCTTCCAGCGGACGGAGTCGCTGAAGGAAACGGTCGAGCAGTACCTGGCCGACGTGGCCGAGGGCAAGCGCACGCGGGCGGCGGCATACGAGCTGGCGATCCGCCGCGCCGAGGCGACTGGCCAGCCCGTCACGAAGGGCGACCGGATCAGCTACTACCTCACCGGTGCCGAGGCGAACGTGAGAGCCTTCGAGCACGCCCGCCTCGCCGAAGCCTGGGACCCCGCCGCCCCCGACGAGAACACAGCCTACTATCTCAAGCGTCTCGACGAGTTCGCCGCCAAGTTCACCCCGTTCTTCGGGAGCGACCACGACTTCCGCCTCGTCTTCTCTCCCGAGGACCTGTTTGGCTTCGACCCCACCGGCATCGCGCTCCAGCGCACCGAGCGTGCCCCGGAGGAAGTGGAGGACGATGTGCCGTTCTAA
- a CDS encoding TonB-dependent receptor, whose amino-acid sequence MPRSVLATVLLLASHASAAQGLPEPSASVSGTVRDATTGETLIQATVFAADAGIGTTTNSQGFYVLAGVPAGEVTLIVSYLGYAPERRTLTLGPDEHRRLDLALRPETLEGGEVVVESEGPLEETKAVGLQRVPMQLVQQIPSAVENDLFRALQFLPGVKAASDFSSKLYIRGGSPDQTLILLDGTTVYNPTHFFGFFSTFNTDAIKDVQVYKGGYPAEYGGRLGSVVDVSNRDGNRNRLAGKASVGLLAARVNAEGPVRLGGMRGSWFLAARRSTLEPLLAALREREPFIPEGFYFYDLNGKLSLDASPNDRFSLAFYAGTDDVDFPYAEDARFDLRYGNQTGSARYTRILSDRIFATLRLTGSRYVNFPKAEVAGVTFERRNTIDDYSAKADVEWLASRGLELKGGFWGGHLRLRLSDVFDGRETLDSRLESTYASGYLQTTLRPTASLTLTGGLRANYFSSGDYLRFEPRLQADQRLGERVLAQAAYGRYYQFLTLVSNEAFSGFDVWTTTAEGVPPSYGDQFILGLKTRPLPNLGVDVEGYVRTLRDLFEIDPTLPDVSGFDYPDIFRFGEGYATGVELFVERPRGRVHGFVAYTLALTQRKFVGADGQAVNPHPVTAEPQFFSPKHDRRHDLAVVAGLELGRGWTLTGSFVYATGQAYSEPVGSYSIDPPIGSVDGDAVVTSGLNRARLPAYHRADIGFTKTGRLFGLGDYEFRMQGVNVYSRRNVWFNQIDLDDNPVAAPVRMLPFLPNVSLTVDF is encoded by the coding sequence GTGCCGCGCTCTGTTCTCGCCACCGTACTGCTGCTCGCCTCGCACGCTTCGGCGGCACAGGGGCTGCCGGAGCCGAGTGCGTCGGTCAGCGGTACGGTGCGCGACGCTACGACAGGCGAAACACTGATTCAGGCGACCGTCTTCGCCGCCGACGCCGGGATCGGGACGACGACCAACAGCCAGGGGTTCTACGTGCTGGCGGGCGTGCCGGCCGGCGAGGTGACGCTCATCGTCTCGTACCTCGGCTACGCGCCGGAGCGGCGGACGCTCACGCTCGGGCCGGACGAGCACCGCCGGCTGGACCTGGCGCTGCGCCCGGAGACGCTCGAAGGCGGCGAGGTCGTCGTCGAGAGCGAAGGCCCGCTGGAGGAGACGAAGGCCGTCGGCTTGCAGCGCGTCCCGATGCAGCTCGTCCAGCAGATCCCGTCGGCTGTCGAGAACGACCTCTTCCGGGCGCTCCAGTTCCTGCCCGGCGTCAAGGCCGCGAGCGACTTCTCCTCCAAGCTCTACATCCGCGGCGGCTCGCCGGACCAGACCCTCATCCTGCTCGACGGCACGACGGTCTACAACCCCACCCACTTCTTCGGCTTCTTCTCGACGTTCAACACGGACGCCATCAAAGACGTGCAGGTCTACAAGGGCGGCTACCCGGCCGAGTACGGCGGGCGGCTCGGCTCGGTCGTCGACGTCAGCAACCGCGACGGCAACCGCAACCGGCTCGCCGGCAAGGCGAGCGTCGGCCTGCTCGCCGCGCGCGTGAACGCGGAGGGGCCGGTCCGCCTCGGCGGCATGCGCGGCTCGTGGTTCCTCGCGGCCCGGCGCTCGACGCTGGAGCCGCTCCTAGCCGCGCTCCGCGAGCGCGAGCCGTTCATCCCCGAGGGGTTCTACTTCTACGACCTCAACGGCAAACTGAGCCTCGACGCCTCGCCCAACGACCGCTTCTCGCTCGCGTTCTACGCCGGGACTGACGACGTCGACTTTCCCTACGCCGAGGACGCCCGCTTCGACCTCCGCTACGGCAACCAGACCGGCAGCGCCCGCTACACCCGCATCCTCTCGGACCGCATCTTCGCCACGCTCCGGCTGACGGGCTCGCGCTACGTCAACTTCCCCAAAGCTGAGGTCGCGGGCGTCACCTTCGAGCGCCGCAACACCATCGACGACTACTCGGCGAAGGCCGACGTGGAATGGCTCGCGAGCCGGGGCCTGGAACTCAAGGGCGGGTTCTGGGGCGGCCACCTCCGCCTCCGCCTGAGCGACGTCTTCGACGGGCGCGAAACGCTCGACTCGCGCCTCGAAAGCACCTACGCCTCGGGTTACCTCCAGACTACGCTCCGCCCGACGGCCTCGCTGACGCTCACCGGCGGCCTCCGGGCGAACTACTTCTCGTCAGGCGACTACCTCCGCTTCGAGCCGCGCCTCCAGGCCGACCAGCGGCTGGGCGAGCGCGTGCTAGCGCAGGCGGCCTACGGGCGCTACTACCAGTTTCTCACCCTCGTCTCGAACGAGGCCTTCTCCGGCTTCGACGTCTGGACCACGACCGCCGAGGGCGTGCCGCCCTCCTACGGCGACCAGTTCATCCTCGGTCTCAAGACGCGTCCGCTTCCCAACCTCGGGGTCGATGTGGAGGGCTACGTCCGCACGCTCCGCGACCTCTTCGAGATCGACCCGACGCTGCCCGACGTGTCGGGGTTCGACTACCCGGACATCTTCCGCTTCGGCGAGGGCTACGCGACGGGCGTGGAACTGTTCGTCGAGCGCCCACGCGGGCGCGTCCACGGCTTCGTGGCCTACACGCTCGCGCTCACGCAGCGCAAGTTCGTCGGGGCCGACGGCCAGGCGGTCAACCCCCATCCGGTGACGGCGGAGCCGCAGTTCTTCTCGCCGAAGCACGACCGGCGGCACGACCTCGCGGTCGTCGCGGGCCTCGAACTCGGGCGCGGGTGGACGCTCACCGGGTCCTTCGTCTACGCCACCGGCCAGGCGTACAGCGAGCCCGTCGGCAGCTACAGCATCGACCCGCCGATCGGTAGTGTGGACGGGGACGCCGTCGTCACCTCCGGCCTCAACCGCGCCCGGCTGCCGGCCTATCACCGCGCCGACATCGGGTTCACCAAGACCGGCCGCCTCTTCGGCCTGGGCGACTACGAGTTTCGGATGCAGGGCGTCAACGTCTATTCGCGCCGCAACGTCTGGTTCAACCAGATCGACCTGGACGACAACCCCGTCGCGGCACCAGTGCGGATGCTGCCCTTCCTGCCCAACGTCTCCCTGACCGTCGACTTTTAG